From a single Apium graveolens cultivar Ventura chromosome 2, ASM990537v1, whole genome shotgun sequence genomic region:
- the LOC141707387 gene encoding uncharacterized protein LOC141707387 isoform X3 has product MISVTLVLLVTSVVGMRAGRRASGGRGGKGSGGGRGSGGEGSGRGSGGGRGSGGQGSGGGEGSGSGGGQKENDGNCGQEDNNVPGEREENDNSGDRPNTDGSGCRGQSSGASGGGEGSGTGARGGTRRRRRRR; this is encoded by the coding sequence CGTTGTAGGGATGAGGGCCGGGAGGAGGGCTTCGGGTGGCAGAGGTGGCAAGGGTTCTGGTGGTGGTCGTGGAAGCGGTGGTGAGGGAAGTGGCAGGGGTTCTGGTGGTGGTCGTGGAAGCGGTGGTCAGGGAAGTGGTGGTGGTGAGGGTAGTGGCAGTGGAGGTGGTCAGAAGGAGAATGATGGAAATTGTGGTCAGGAGGATAACAATGTTCCTGGTGAACGGGAGGAAAATGATAACAGTGGTGACAGGCCAAACACCGATGGTAGCGGTTGTAGGGGGCAAAGTAGCGGTGCAAGTGGTGGCGGAGAGGGTAGTGGTACCGGTGCTAGAGGAGGTACAAGGAGAAGACGTAGGCGTCGATAG
- the LOC141707387 gene encoding uncharacterized protein LOC141707387 isoform X1, whose amino-acid sequence MFWPDGCIGIKEFDRKSPGFWNKCINEFLRYYTWDSRFATEDEARASILVHMRDNMRRTLADNRERADDKITEAGGTYADHRPPYMKPGVWSRLAEYWVSEEFKKKSAAGKKARAAVKVPHTSGARSFDRHRRDYMESHHGNLDHVLVYKDCHTLKDKERKGDWITEDASFKCH is encoded by the exons ATGTTTTGGCCCGATGGTTGTATTGGCATCAAAGAATTTGATAGAAAATCTCCCGGATTCTGGAATAAATGTATAAATGAGTTCTTG CGCTACTACACATGGGACTCGAGATTTGCCACTGAAGATGAGGCAAGGGCTTCAATACTGGTGCATATGCGTGATAACATGCGTCGTACACTTGCCGATAATAGGGAAAGGGCTGATGATAAGATTACGGAAGCCGGAGGGACGTATGCAGATCATAGGCCCCCATATATGAAGCCTGGTGTTTGGTCCAGATTAGCTGAGTATTGGGTAAGCGAAGAATTCAAGAAAAAGTCCGCTGCCGGTAAGAAGGCTCGAGCAGCTGTGAAAGTGCCTCACACTTCGGGTGCCCGTTCCTTTGACCGTCATCGCCGG GATTATATGGAGTCACACCATGGGAACCTAGATCATGTTCTTGTGTATAAGGATTGCCACACTTTGAAAGACAAGGAGAGGAAGGGTGATTGGATTACCGAGGATGCATCTTTTAAGTGTCATTAA
- the LOC141707387 gene encoding uncharacterized protein LOC141707387 isoform X2 translates to MVVLASKNLIENLPDSGINRYYTWDSRFATEDEARASILVHMRDNMRRTLADNRERADDKITEAGGTYADHRPPYMKPGVWSRLAEYWVSEEFKKKSAAGKKARAAVKVPHTSGARSFDRHRRDYMESHHGNLDHVLVYKDCHTLKDKERKGDWITEDASFKCH, encoded by the exons ATGGTTGTATTGGCATCAAAGAATTTGATAGAAAATCTCCCGGATTCTGGAATAAAT CGCTACTACACATGGGACTCGAGATTTGCCACTGAAGATGAGGCAAGGGCTTCAATACTGGTGCATATGCGTGATAACATGCGTCGTACACTTGCCGATAATAGGGAAAGGGCTGATGATAAGATTACGGAAGCCGGAGGGACGTATGCAGATCATAGGCCCCCATATATGAAGCCTGGTGTTTGGTCCAGATTAGCTGAGTATTGGGTAAGCGAAGAATTCAAGAAAAAGTCCGCTGCCGGTAAGAAGGCTCGAGCAGCTGTGAAAGTGCCTCACACTTCGGGTGCCCGTTCCTTTGACCGTCATCGCCGG GATTATATGGAGTCACACCATGGGAACCTAGATCATGTTCTTGTGTATAAGGATTGCCACACTTTGAAAGACAAGGAGAGGAAGGGTGATTGGATTACCGAGGATGCATCTTTTAAGTGTCATTAA